The following proteins are encoded in a genomic region of Oncorhynchus masou masou isolate Uvic2021 chromosome 32, UVic_Omas_1.1, whole genome shotgun sequence:
- the napba gene encoding N-ethylmaleimide-sensitive factor attachment protein, beta a, giving the protein MDTSGKEKEAMQLMAEADKKVKSSGSFLGGMFGGSHHKVEDACEMYARAANMFKMAKNWTAAGNAFCQGARLHMQLQNKLDSATSFVDAGNAYKKADPQEAINCINAAIDIYTDMGRFTIAAKHHITIAEVYESELVDIEKAIAHYEQAADYYKGEESNSSANKCLLKVGHYSAQLEQYPKAIEIYEQVATNTMDNPLLKYNAKEYFFKASLCHFIVDELNAKLAIEKYEEMFPAFADSRECKLLKKLLDAHEEQNCEAFTEAVKEFDSISRLDQWLTTMLLRIKKTIQGDAGDLK; this is encoded by the exons ATGGATACCTCCGGAAAAGAGAAGGAGGCCATGCAGCTGATGGCCGAAGCAGACAAGAAGGTCAAGTCCTCCGGCTCGTTCTTGGGAGGGATGTTCGG GGGAAGTCACCACAAAGTAGAAGATGCATGTGAGATGTACGCCAGAGCAGCCAACATGTTCAAGATGGCCAAGAACTGGACCG ctgctgGTAATGCGTTCTGTCAGGGGGCCCGGCTCCACATGCAGCTGCAGAATAAACTGGACTCAGCCACCAGCTTCGTCGACGCAGGGAACGCTTACAAGAAGGCTGATCCTCAGG AGGCTATCAACTGTATAAATGCAGCCATCGATATTTACACTGACATG GGTAGGTTTACTATCGCAGCCAAACATCACATCACCATCGCAGAGGTGTACGAGTCCGAGTTGGTGGACATAGAGAAG GCAATCGCCCACTATGAGCAGGCAGCCGATTATTATAAAGGGGAGGAGTCCAACAG ttctgctAACAAGTGTCTGCTGAAAGTGGGCCACTACAGCGCTCAGCTGGAGCAGTATCCGAAAGCCATTGAGATCTAcgagcag gtggcCACCAATACTATGGACAACCCCCTGCTGAAGTATAATGCCAAAGAGTACTTCTTTAAAGCCTCCCTCTGTCACTTCATTGTGGACGAACTCAACGCAAag CTGGCCATAGAGAAGTATGAGGAGATGTTTCCTGCTTTCGCAGACTCCAGAGAGTGCAAGCTGCTGAAG aagTTGCTGGATGCCCATGAGGAGCAGAACTGTGAGGCGTTTACTGAAGCTGTTAAAGAGTTTGACTCCATCTCTCGTCTGGACCAATGGCTCACCACCATGCTGCTCCGTATCAAGAAGACCATCCAGGGAGATGCTGGAGATCTCAAATAA